TCTTGTTACAATCTTGGCGTATCGTCGATCAGTCTTATATAGACGATTCTTTTAATCATCAGAATTGGTGGTTTATTAGACAGAATTTACTGCAAAAACCTTTGTCTAGTCGGGAAGAAACCTATACTGCTATCTCAGAGATGCTCTCTCTTCTCAAAGATCCCTACACAAGATTACTACCACCTGAACAATACCGTAGTTTAAAAGTTAACACTAGCGGTGAACTCTCTGGTGTTGGTTTACAAATAAATTTAGAGCCAAATAGTGGAGAGTTAGAAGTAGTCGCACCCTTGGCTGGATCGCCAGCTGAAGCTGCGGGAATTCAAGCTCACGATCGCATTCTAGCTATCAATGACAATAAAACAACTAATCTTACTTTAGATGAAGCGGCGATGTTAATGCGCGGTCGTGTAGGTACAAGCGTCTCTTTAACGATTCGCTCTGCTGAGTCAGAGGATTCCCGGGTGGTAAATATTGTACGCGATCGCATTTCCCTAAACCCGGTAACTACTTATATCGCCCATACCAAGGAAGATCTAGCGATTGGTTATCTGCGTCTGAGTCAATTTAGTGCCAATGCTAGCGCAGAAATCGCCCACGCCCTCGTAAAGATGCAACAACAAGGAGCTAAAGGTTATATCCTAGATTTGCGCAATAATCCCGGTGGACTTTTACAAGCGGGTATTGAAATCGCCCGTCTTTGGTTGGATGATGGTACCATTGTTTATACTGTAAACCGTCAAGGAAGCTTCGATAGTTTTGACGCTAATCATACAGCTATTACCGATGCACCTCTGGTAGTACTAGTGAATGAGGGTTCAGCTAGCGCATCTGAAATCCTTGCTGGAGCTTTACAAGACAATCATCGCGCTGTCTTGGTGGGAGAAAAAACCTTTGGTAAGGGTTTGATTCAATCTTTATTTGAGTTACCCGATGGTTCGGGTTTAGCGGTAACCGTGGCTAAGTACGAAACTCCCGCTCATAAGGATATCAATAAACTGGGTATCGTACCAAATCAGATTGTAGCCCAAGAGCCGATTATGCTCAATCAAGTGGGAACCGAAGCTGATCAACAGTATCAGAAAGCTCTGGAATTATTTAATGACACTGCTTTAGTCGCTGAAGCCACTTAAAATGGATATTCCGCGTTTACACCCAGAGACGATCGCCTCTGTTAAAGAGCGAGTAGATTTGTTAGAGATTGTCTCCGATTATGTGGTTTTACGCAAAAAGGGCAAAAATCATCTGGGTTTATGTCCTTTTCATGCTGAAAACACCCCTAGCTTTACGGTAAGTACTGATAAACAGCTCTATCATTGTTTTGGCTGTGGTGCGGGGGGTAATGCTTTGGGATTCCTGATGGAACTAGAAAAGCGGAGTTTTACAGAGGTAGTACTCGAACTCGCCCAACGTTATCAAGTTCCGGTTAAAACCCTACAACCAGAGCAAAGACAGGCTTTAGAACAACAGTTATCTCTGAAAGAACAATTAGGGGAAATTCTGGCTGTTGCAGCTAGTTTTTATCAGCATACTCTGTATCAACCTCAGGGAGAAGTTGCTTTAGCTTATCTGCGATCGCAACGGGAATTAACTGAAGCAACTATACAGCAA
This is a stretch of genomic DNA from Gloeocapsa sp. PCC 73106. It encodes these proteins:
- the ctpA gene encoding carboxyl-terminal processing protease CtpA, which gives rise to MVKRIWVVLCVLTLLITGGGFYQTPIAQAYTAEQDILLQSWRIVDQSYIDDSFNHQNWWFIRQNLLQKPLSSREETYTAISEMLSLLKDPYTRLLPPEQYRSLKVNTSGELSGVGLQINLEPNSGELEVVAPLAGSPAEAAGIQAHDRILAINDNKTTNLTLDEAAMLMRGRVGTSVSLTIRSAESEDSRVVNIVRDRISLNPVTTYIAHTKEDLAIGYLRLSQFSANASAEIAHALVKMQQQGAKGYILDLRNNPGGLLQAGIEIARLWLDDGTIVYTVNRQGSFDSFDANHTAITDAPLVVLVNEGSASASEILAGALQDNHRAVLVGEKTFGKGLIQSLFELPDGSGLAVTVAKYETPAHKDINKLGIVPNQIVAQEPIMLNQVGTEADQQYQKALELFNDTALVAEAT